A genome region from Pyrenophora tritici-repentis strain M4 chromosome 9, whole genome shotgun sequence includes the following:
- a CDS encoding SpoVK, ATPase AAA+ class, translating into MHEQEEEDDNLPITRVELLTDQMHSKALPAEPFVLLLPARIRRYGFHNKKWSWLLEKHICEIEWNRDIFENHLVLPENKKDLIRALITVHAGKQNAIRTEFMAGKGEGLIVLLHGGPGTGKTLTAESVAELAKRPLYRVTCGDIGTEPQAVEEYLRSVLYIGSTWRCVVLLDEADVFLEE; encoded by the exons ATGCACGAACAAGAGGAAGAGGACGATAATCTTCCCATCACCCGGGTTGAGCTGCTTACCGACCAGATGCACTCGAAAGCCTTACCAGCAGAGCCCTTTGTCCTCCTATTGCCAGCCAGGATACGCAGGTATGGATTCCACAATAAAAAGTGGA GCTGGCTACTCGAGAAGCATATCTGTGAGATTGAGTGGAACAGAGACATATTCGAGAACCACCTAGTGCTCCCGGAGAATAAGAAAGACCTCATTCGAGCTTTGATCACCGTGCATGCTGGGAAGCAAAATGCCATCAGAACTGAGTTCATGGCGGGAAAAGGAGAGGGGCTCATAGTCTTGCTACATGGAGGGCCTGGCACCGGCAAAACTCTCACTGCCGAGAGCGTGGCAGAGCTTGCAAAACGACCACTTTATCGAGTTACTTGTGGCGACATCGGCACGGAACCTCAGGCCGTAGAGGAGTATCTAAGATCGGTCCTCTACATAGGAAGCACCTGGCGATGTGTCGTTCTACTCGACGAGGCTGATGTTTTCCTCGAAGAATGA